In the genome of Mytilus edulis chromosome 3, xbMytEdul2.2, whole genome shotgun sequence, one region contains:
- the LOC139518197 gene encoding paramyosin-like, with protein sequence MAAPTSIAILGHIMAIATKSDFALSKPIEGDFKFVKDPSSSRACLVQIGTSGCKAFIEADICMDKLRKYTIQLQSKMKLIIDILVSSSNTDEAWDLQRVFPVLKAMKDDTDECLQFAEETEHLFYDTILLIGETIEAFATAKEDCGDSMREVLEKRELLQKETKLKNTLKHQIESEKKFLLEDLMKSFEEIGDENQETGILFGINRDIVRVANGSFWKMIAITGKLSSLTSKGNPKKTVQPSQKLEKTSLKDSQHHTELKEDYQHVKRLHNYLNQMYRLFTKNIKSNRKVEMKFDLDEHLKTISRIQYALKQCNLKLPSSNDSTCLEIKEMYRKGLQLCDEMLDKEKENEDELFKSVEKLKNESEQLKYKAQGVSQQNPKLHTDKTSKSTMAVEKANTKAGYEVDLQRKEDDHTTKTIEKTIEIPESNPSTAKFQTSRKFKLKKTSEESIENARYYVELQIKTLKDVIRAREKLQNEVRNMEKQNRVLGEISKTKIDSITFEEIQKTLKEELIILSQLKEQWTWFVLFCHTINSGLQVCLRQRTYTERMKFGKQTEGHLASDVILEMVISVNSVAYAVELIAAAYTDISKKHLIPNTTSVIAHDSTIESEQLEKNRRQIDKDCMGAIAEIRDEAEKRKEHFEQKINEINESFKEQLNKLHHYHM encoded by the coding sequence ATGGCTGCTCCTACATCTATAGCTATTCTTGGCCACATTATGGCTATAGCAACGAAATCAGATTTTGCTTTAAGTAAACCTATAGAAGGAGACTTCAAATTCGTCAAAGATCCCAGTTCTTCTAGAGCGTGTCTAGTTCAAATTGGTACCTCCGGTTGTAAAGCATTCATAGAAGCTGATATATGCATGGACAAACTACGGAAGTATACCATACAGCTACAAAGTAAAATGAAATTGATCATTGATATATTGGTAAGCAGTTCTAACACAGACGAAGCATGGGATTTGCAAAGAGTATTTCCTGTATTAAAAGCCATGAAAGACGACACTGATGAATGTCTCCAATTTGCTGAAGAAACCGAACATTTGTTTTACGATACAATACTTTTAATAGGTGAAACTATAGAAGCCTTCGCTACAGCCAAAGAAGATTGTGGAGATAGTATGAGAGAAGTACTTGAAAAAAGGGAGTTGTTGCAGAAggaaacaaaactaaaaaatactttaaaacatcAAATCGAGAGCGAAAAGAAATTTTTACTTGAAGATCTAATGAAGAGTTTTGAAGAAATCGGTGACGAAAATCAGGAAACAGGAATACTGTTCGGAATAAATAGGGACATAGTAAGGGTTGCAAATGGTTCCTTTTGGAAAATGATTGCTATTACGGGGAAGCTATCTTCTTTAACCAGCAAAGGAAACCCAAAGAAAACTGTGCAACCATCACAAAAGTTAGAAAAGACAAGTCTAAAAGATAGTCAGCACCATACGGAATTGAAAGAAGACTACCAACATGTCAAACGACTTCATAATTATCTTAATCAGATGTATAGGCTGTTTaccaaaaatattaaaagtaatagGAAGGTGGAAATGAAGTTCGACTTAGACGAGCATTTAAAGACTATCAGCCGGATTCAATATGCCTTGAAACAATGTAACTTAAAATTGCCTTCTTCTAATGATTCAACATGTCTAGAGATAAAGGAAATGTACAGAAAGGGACTTCAACTTTGTGACGAAATGCttgacaaagaaaaagaaaatgaggATGAACTATTCAAAAGTGTTGAAAAGTTAAAGAACGAATCAGAACAATTAAAATATAAGGCACAGGGTGTTTCTCAGCAAAATCCTAAATTGCATACCGACAAGACATCTAAATCAACAATGGCTGTTGAAAAGGCTAATACAAAAGCTGGGTACGAAGTTGACCTCCAAAGAAAAGAAGATGACCATACCACAAAAACGATagaaaaaacaattgaaattccCGAATCCAATCCTAGCACAGCTAAATTCCAAACCTCCcggaaattcaaattaaaaaagacatCTGAAGAATCTATTGAAAACGCAAGGTATTATGTTGAACTCCAAATAAAAACACTTAAAGATGTAATAAGAGCGAGGGAAAAATTGCAAAATGAAGTCAGAAACATGGAGAAGCAGAATAGAGTCCTTGGAGAGATCAGCAAAACTAAAATTGACAGCATTACTTTTGAAGAGATACAGAAGACCCTTAAGGAAGAACTAATAATTCTGTCTCAATTAAAGGAACAATGGACCTGGTTTGTTCTATTTTGCCATACTATTAACAGTGGACTTCAAGTTTGTCTAAGACAGAGAACTTATACAGAACGTATGAAGTTTGGTAAGCAAACAGAAGGTCATTTAGCTAGCGATGTCATTTTAGAAATGGTGATATCCGTTAATTCAGTTGCTTACGCGGTTGAACTGATTGCCGCAGCATATACGGACATTTCTAAAAAACACTTGATTCCAAATACGACTTCAGTCATCGCTCATGATTCAACCATAGAAAGCGAGCAACTAGAAAAAAACCGACGGCAGATAGACAAAGACTGCATGGGAGCTATAGCTGAAATTAGGGATGAAGCAGAAAAAAGAAAGGAACATTTCgaacaaaaaattaatgaaattaacGAAAGTTTTAAAGAACAACTCAATAAGCTCCACCACTACCACATGTAA